The following proteins come from a genomic window of Brassica oleracea var. oleracea cultivar TO1000 unplaced genomic scaffold, BOL UnpScaffold01426, whole genome shotgun sequence:
- the LOC106321318 gene encoding uncharacterized protein LOC106321318 isoform X1 encodes MDSRFNDTVHSLRPVASKAPHVDPSSDAVSGEIVATDPISKAAQTVAGSSLTKAIQVDEIGQITGTGNIVEASQAAITASLTGFKSPPTNQSRQDHVYTVDIGNDIHLNYWSIDVKSAGSWTWRQLLKLRGLAARFLRARVGNGTRINFWFDHWTVLGPLINAFGPTGPSELALLLVGISEVLVLRQQKNYRLL; translated from the exons ATGGATTCAAGATTCAACGATACCGTTCATTCCTTGAG GCCAGTTGCATCTAAAGCTCCTCATGTTGATCCATCGTCGGATGCCGTTTCTGGTGAAATTGTGGCAACTGATCCGATTTCTAAAGCTGCTCAGACGGTTGCAGGTTCATCACTTACGAAAGCTATTCAAGTTGATGAAATTGGTCAAATTACAGGAACGGGTAATATTGTAGAAGCTAGCCAGGCTGCTATTACTGCTTCTCTCACAGGTTTCAAAAGCCCACCAACAAATCAGTCTCGGCAAGACCATGTTTATACGGTCGACATTGGTAATG ATATTCACCTTAACTACTGGAGCATCGATGTGAAATCCGCAGGCTCTTGGACATGGCGACAACTGCTCAAGCTTCGCGGTCTTGCGGCAAGGTTTTTAAGAGCTAGAGTGGGAAATGGAACAAGaataaatttttggtttgatcATTGGACAGTGCTTGGTCCTTTGATTAATGCTTTCGGTCCCACAGGTCCATCTGAGCTTGCACTCCTATTGGTTGGAATTTCAGAGGTGCTCGTTCTCAGGCAGCAGAAGAACTACAGATTGCTCTAA
- the LOC106321318 gene encoding uncharacterized protein LOC106321318 isoform X2, with protein sequence MDSRFNDTVHSLRPVASKAPHVDPSSDAVSGEIVATDPISKAAQTVAGSSLTKAIQVDEIGQITGTGNIVEASQAAITASLTGFKSPPTNQSRQDHVYTVDIGNGSWTWRQLLKLRGLAARFLRARVGNGTRINFWFDHWTVLGPLINAFGPTGPSELALLLVGISEVLVLRQQKNYRLL encoded by the exons ATGGATTCAAGATTCAACGATACCGTTCATTCCTTGAG GCCAGTTGCATCTAAAGCTCCTCATGTTGATCCATCGTCGGATGCCGTTTCTGGTGAAATTGTGGCAACTGATCCGATTTCTAAAGCTGCTCAGACGGTTGCAGGTTCATCACTTACGAAAGCTATTCAAGTTGATGAAATTGGTCAAATTACAGGAACGGGTAATATTGTAGAAGCTAGCCAGGCTGCTATTACTGCTTCTCTCACAGGTTTCAAAAGCCCACCAACAAATCAGTCTCGGCAAGACCATGTTTATACGGTCGACATTGGTAATG GCTCTTGGACATGGCGACAACTGCTCAAGCTTCGCGGTCTTGCGGCAAGGTTTTTAAGAGCTAGAGTGGGAAATGGAACAAGaataaatttttggtttgatcATTGGACAGTGCTTGGTCCTTTGATTAATGCTTTCGGTCCCACAGGTCCATCTGAGCTTGCACTCCTATTGGTTGGAATTTCAGAGGTGCTCGTTCTCAGGCAGCAGAAGAACTACAGATTGCTCTAA